One region of Candidatus Zixiibacteriota bacterium genomic DNA includes:
- a CDS encoding S1 RNA-binding domain-containing protein translates to MTDYLGDRNEHNIIKIARELELTRHQVDQTVRLLDEGNTVPFIARYRKEATGSLDEVLISDIRDRIEELREIDKRREAILKSLDDRELLTEELKEQIVAALTMTELEDIYLPYKPKRRTKATIAREKGLEPLAEKIFEQEEFDIRDEAEKYIDPEKQVQSIEDALSGARDIIAEWINEDLDTRTSMREFFADKATVRSVVTKDNEALGAKYRDYFDWEELLRDLPSHRLHAIMRGEREGYLSVHILPPEERALSILYELFVDGKSEASEQVRLAVKDAYKRLLAPSMENEIRSESKRQADTEAIRVFAENLRMLLLAPPLGQKRVLAIDPGFRTGCKVVVLDRQGNLQEHTTIYPHPPNGNPDEAGFVVDELVEDYEIEAIAIGNGTAGRETEKFIRSLGLSQKIQIVMVNESGASIYSASEVARREFPDHDLTVRGAVSIGRRLMDPLAELVKIDPKSIGVGQYQHDVDQSALKKALDDTVSICVNLVGVELNTASRELLTYVSGLGPHLADQIVRFRARQGAFKTRENLMDVAKFGPKAFEQSAGFLRIYNAENLLDSSAVHPESYHIVDRMAKDLKCTVADLMSSEDLRKRIDLKRYMTDTVGLPTLEDIMTELAKPGRDPREEFEEFSFDESVHEIEDLHDGMVLPGIVTNVTNFGVFVDVGVHQDGLVHVSQIADKFIKDPREIIKVNQKVKVKVQEVDLERNRIALTMKGVK, encoded by the coding sequence ATGACAGATTATCTCGGTGACCGCAACGAACACAATATTATCAAGATCGCCCGTGAACTGGAACTGACCCGACACCAGGTCGACCAGACAGTACGCCTTCTGGATGAAGGCAACACGGTGCCGTTTATCGCCCGCTATCGCAAGGAGGCGACCGGCAGTCTGGATGAGGTTTTAATCTCCGATATCCGTGACCGAATCGAGGAACTGCGCGAGATAGACAAACGGCGCGAGGCTATTCTGAAATCCCTCGATGATCGTGAGCTGTTGACCGAGGAACTCAAAGAACAGATCGTTGCCGCTCTGACGATGACTGAGCTCGAGGATATCTATCTTCCCTACAAACCCAAACGCAGGACAAAAGCCACAATCGCCCGTGAAAAGGGTCTCGAGCCATTGGCCGAGAAGATCTTTGAGCAGGAAGAGTTCGACATCAGGGACGAGGCAGAAAAATATATAGATCCTGAAAAGCAGGTACAAAGCATTGAGGATGCCCTTTCCGGCGCGAGGGATATCATCGCCGAATGGATTAATGAAGACCTTGACACGCGCACCAGTATGCGGGAATTCTTTGCCGATAAAGCCACCGTTCGTTCGGTGGTTACCAAAGACAACGAAGCTCTGGGAGCTAAATATCGAGACTATTTCGACTGGGAGGAACTCCTGCGTGATCTGCCCTCTCATCGCCTGCATGCCATCATGAGGGGAGAACGCGAAGGCTACCTGTCGGTTCATATCCTTCCACCAGAGGAACGTGCTCTGTCGATTTTATATGAGCTGTTTGTGGATGGCAAAAGTGAAGCTTCAGAGCAAGTCCGCCTGGCCGTGAAAGACGCTTACAAACGTCTCCTGGCACCTTCGATGGAAAATGAAATCCGTTCCGAGTCCAAACGTCAGGCCGACACCGAGGCGATCCGGGTTTTTGCCGAAAACCTCCGGATGCTTCTTCTGGCACCGCCGTTAGGACAGAAACGGGTGCTGGCAATCGATCCCGGTTTTCGCACCGGCTGTAAAGTCGTGGTGCTGGATCGCCAGGGCAACCTGCAGGAACATACAACGATTTACCCGCATCCGCCCAACGGCAATCCCGATGAGGCCGGTTTCGTTGTCGACGAGCTGGTCGAAGACTACGAAATCGAAGCGATCGCGATCGGCAACGGCACCGCCGGGCGTGAAACCGAGAAATTCATCCGTAGTCTCGGCCTGTCGCAAAAGATCCAAATCGTCATGGTCAACGAGAGCGGTGCCTCGATCTACTCCGCCTCCGAAGTCGCCCGTCGAGAGTTTCCTGATCATGACCTCACGGTGCGCGGGGCGGTCTCTATTGGACGGCGTCTGATGGATCCCCTGGCGGAACTGGTCAAGATCGATCCCAAGTCGATCGGGGTGGGCCAGTATCAACATGATGTCGATCAATCCGCGCTCAAGAAAGCTCTCGACGACACCGTCTCGATCTGTGTCAATTTGGTCGGGGTGGAGCTCAATACCGCCAGCCGCGAGCTTCTGACCTATGTTTCCGGGCTGGGACCTCACCTGGCTGACCAGATCGTCAGGTTCAGGGCCAGGCAGGGCGCGTTCAAGACACGAGAGAACTTAATGGATGTCGCCAAGTTCGGTCCCAAGGCGTTTGAGCAGTCGGCTGGATTTTTGCGGATTTATAATGCCGAAAACCTGTTGGATTCATCTGCAGTTCACCCCGAGAGCTATCATATAGTCGATCGCATGGCAAAAGACCTGAAGTGTACGGTCGCTGACCTGATGTCATCCGAGGATTTACGCAAGCGGATTGATCTCAAACGCTACATGACCGACACGGTTGGCCTGCCGACTCTGGAGGACATCATGACCGAGCTGGCCAAACCGGGGCGCGATCCCCGCGAAGAGTTCGAGGAGTTTTCATTCGATGAATCAGTGCATGAGATCGAGGATCTGCACGACGGTATGGTGCTTCCCGGGATCGTCACCAATGTCACTAATTTCGGGGTGTTTGTCGATGTCGGAGTGCATCAGGACGGGTTGGTGCATGTCAGCCAGATAGCCGATAAATTCATTAAAGACCCGCGAGAAATCATCAAGGTCAACCAGAAAGTGAAAGTCAAAGTCCAGGAAGTCGACCTGGAACGCAACCGCATCGCATTGACGATGAAGGGCGTGAAGTAA
- a CDS encoding HIT domain-containing protein: MKKKMYAPWRTEYILGPKEKGCLFCRIIKENRDRQNYVLYRGEKVIIIMNRYPYVSGHLMVVPMRHLAHLEKLPETTALELMTETQRAVTILKQALRPHSFNVGINLGHQSGAGVPGHLHQHIVPRWHGDTNFLDVIGQTRVVSVSLDQVYETLYKHFQER, from the coding sequence ATGAAGAAAAAAATGTATGCGCCCTGGCGAACCGAGTACATACTGGGCCCCAAGGAAAAGGGATGCCTGTTCTGCCGGATCATTAAAGAGAACCGTGATCGGCAGAATTATGTGCTTTATCGAGGGGAAAAGGTGATAATTATCATGAATCGCTATCCCTATGTCTCCGGGCATCTTATGGTTGTCCCGATGCGTCACCTGGCGCACCTGGAGAAACTTCCCGAAACCACCGCTCTGGAGCTCATGACCGAGACACAGCGAGCTGTTACGATTCTCAAACAGGCACTCAGACCGCATTCCTTCAATGTCGGGATCAACCTCGGACATCAATCCGGAGCCGGAGTGCCCGGGCATCTCCACCAGCATATTGTACCGCGCTGGCATGGTGACACGAATTTTCTGGATGTTATCGGTCAAACACGGGTTGTTTCGGTCTCTCTCGACCAGGTCTACGAAACGCTGTACAAGCATTTTCAGGAACGGTAA
- the murA gene encoding UDP-N-acetylglucosamine 1-carboxyvinyltransferase has protein sequence MDRFMIRGGRPLSGRVRVSASKNSVLPILAAAILADKGESVIHDVPNLRDIDIILKLLKAVGCKVDWNRKDKVVTINAENLSDYVAPYELVRQMRASFLVLGPLLARMGKAKVSLPGGCSLGQRPVDLHIKGFRKLGAKVTEDAGYVMAECDRLDGGIFCFDRPSHTGTENIIMGAVTASGTTTIINAAMDPEVVDLAQFLNSMGASVEGAGTPTITIKGVKKLTAIEHTPIPDRLVAGTYMTCVAACGGHAELENVSAEHLGIVVQKFIEMGCEINANHSRLTIKAPKRLKGVEIITIPYPGFPTDLQACFMTLAVVAEGMSRIRETVFEDRFSHTMELIRLGAKITIAGDTAAIEGVPRLTGTTVMASDIRAGAALVAAGLAAEGETVIKRIYHIDRGYENLEDGIRELGGDMAREQE, from the coding sequence ATGGATAGATTTATGATCCGTGGCGGTCGCCCCCTCTCCGGCCGTGTGCGCGTTTCCGCCTCCAAGAACTCGGTCCTTCCGATTCTGGCCGCCGCGATTCTGGCTGACAAAGGCGAATCTGTTATTCACGACGTTCCGAATTTGCGGGATATCGATATCATCCTGAAGCTTTTAAAAGCTGTCGGATGTAAGGTAGACTGGAACCGTAAGGACAAGGTCGTGACTATCAATGCGGAAAACCTGAGCGACTACGTGGCCCCCTATGAGCTCGTGCGCCAGATGAGGGCTTCCTTTCTGGTTTTAGGACCGCTATTGGCCCGGATGGGAAAAGCCAAAGTCTCGCTTCCGGGTGGATGTTCATTGGGACAGAGACCGGTCGACTTGCATATCAAGGGGTTTCGCAAGCTGGGAGCCAAAGTTACCGAGGACGCCGGCTATGTCATGGCCGAGTGCGATCGTCTCGACGGCGGAATTTTCTGTTTCGATCGACCATCGCATACCGGCACAGAAAACATCATAATGGGCGCGGTGACGGCCTCCGGCACGACGACGATCATTAACGCGGCCATGGATCCCGAGGTAGTCGATCTTGCGCAGTTTTTGAACAGCATGGGGGCTTCAGTCGAAGGTGCGGGAACCCCCACGATTACAATTAAAGGAGTTAAAAAGCTTACCGCGATTGAACATACGCCGATTCCGGATCGTCTTGTGGCTGGAACTTACATGACCTGTGTAGCTGCCTGCGGTGGCCATGCTGAACTCGAAAACGTTTCAGCGGAACACCTCGGCATAGTTGTGCAAAAATTCATAGAGATGGGTTGTGAAATCAATGCTAATCACAGCCGACTAACGATAAAGGCACCCAAACGGCTGAAAGGAGTGGAAATTATCACAATACCCTACCCCGGATTCCCGACCGATTTGCAGGCTTGCTTTATGACCCTGGCGGTTGTGGCTGAAGGAATGAGCCGTATTCGCGAGACAGTATTTGAAGATCGCTTCTCACATACAATGGAGCTGATCCGGCTGGGCGCGAAAATAACGATTGCCGGCGATACAGCGGCGATCGAGGGTGTCCCCAGGCTGACCGGTACGACCGTGATGGCTTCGGATATTCGGGCCGGTGCCGCCTTGGTGGCCGCCGGGCTGGCGGCCGAGGGCGAAACCGTGATCAAGAGAATCTATCATATCGATCGCGGTTACGAGAACCTCGAGGACGGTATCCGTGAGCTGGGCGGTGACATGGCCCGAGAACAGGAATAG
- the prmC gene encoding peptide chain release factor N(5)-glutamine methyltransferase, translating into MALHLIDLINFSDQLLDHAGVEAPRQNVERMLEKVMSLKRIELYLNPKREVTVSEEAEFKNMLDRRLASEPLQYILGETEFYGIKYKCDRRALIPRPETEFVVQSALKYIDRHRGLRILDLGCGCGAIVVAVAVKNPDQDYFASDVSTDAIELARENASLNDISDKIEFRTGSMLSPFKNDDLKFNLVLSNPPYIKSGEFELLHEQIKRFEPRRALLAGPDGLEFIRQMISEASEHLQTDGFLIFEVGLGQAELIREFISSRSAFEYVESVVDYRGVKRVVVLRKV; encoded by the coding sequence GCTTTTAGACCACGCCGGTGTCGAAGCACCCCGCCAGAATGTAGAACGGATGCTTGAAAAAGTGATGAGTTTGAAGCGGATCGAACTCTACCTCAATCCCAAACGGGAGGTTACAGTATCCGAAGAGGCCGAGTTCAAGAATATGCTGGATCGCAGGCTGGCCTCGGAACCACTCCAGTATATACTGGGTGAGACAGAATTCTATGGAATCAAATACAAATGCGACCGCAGGGCCCTGATCCCCCGCCCCGAAACCGAGTTTGTTGTACAATCCGCTCTCAAATACATTGACAGGCACAGGGGACTCAGGATTCTCGACCTGGGATGCGGTTGCGGAGCGATCGTTGTGGCGGTAGCGGTTAAGAATCCCGATCAGGATTATTTCGCGTCGGATGTGTCCACCGATGCAATTGAATTGGCCCGTGAAAACGCATCTTTAAACGACATCAGTGATAAAATCGAATTTCGTACAGGCTCCATGTTGAGCCCGTTCAAGAACGACGATCTTAAGTTCAACCTCGTACTTTCTAACCCGCCCTATATCAAGAGCGGTGAATTCGAGCTTCTGCATGAGCAGATCAAACGCTTCGAACCGCGCCGGGCTCTATTGGCCGGTCCGGACGGACTGGAATTCATACGGCAGATGATCTCTGAAGCATCTGAACACCTTCAAACAGACGGTTTTTTGATTTTTGAGGTCGGGCTCGGCCAGGCTGAACTGATCCGGGAATTCATCTCCAGCCGGAGCGCTTTCGAATATGTGGAAAGCGTAGTCGATTACCGTGGTGTCAAACGGGTTGTGGTACTAAGAAAGGTATAA
- a CDS encoding superoxide dismutase, which produces MAYEWEFKKRPYSDDEAKDLLKDVVSPETTDWHYNTHHKGYVNFLNKIEQGLEKADVSAANGNWSDFGELKRRFTWNHSGALLHDIYWDCLGGDGDPDKGPEVKAAIEKEFGSFDKWKEDFKQTAFAAKLSGWGLLVFDQLYSGRLLNVLVDEHQYGAIWGGIPLISLDVFEHAYYHKDGPARAKYLENFLNNLHWGRINERFKKYVK; this is translated from the coding sequence ATGGCTTATGAATGGGAATTTAAAAAGCGACCGTACTCCGACGACGAAGCCAAAGATCTTCTAAAGGATGTCGTCTCACCGGAAACGACAGACTGGCATTACAATACGCATCATAAGGGTTATGTCAATTTTTTGAATAAAATCGAACAGGGCTTGGAGAAGGCCGATGTCTCAGCCGCCAACGGCAACTGGTCTGATTTCGGCGAACTCAAGCGTCGCTTCACCTGGAATCATTCCGGCGCGCTTTTACATGACATCTACTGGGACTGCCTGGGTGGCGACGGTGATCCCGATAAGGGACCGGAAGTAAAAGCCGCGATCGAAAAGGAATTCGGCAGTTTCGACAAATGGAAAGAAGATTTCAAGCAAACCGCCTTTGCCGCCAAACTCTCCGGCTGGGGACTTCTGGTTTTTGACCAGCTCTATTCCGGCAGGCTTTTGAATGTCCTGGTCGATGAACACCAGTACGGCGCGATCTGGGGCGGTATCCCGTTGATCTCGCTGGATGTCTTCGAGCACGCCTATTATCACAAGGATGGTCCGGCCCGTGCCAAGTATCTCGAGAACTTTTTAAATAATCTGCACTGGGGCCGTATCAATGAGCGCTTCAAAAAATACGTAAAATAG
- a CDS encoding UDP-2,3-diacylglucosamine diphosphatase → MTRFFMSDAHLGENFKKREELKLARLHSFLEMVLARGRELYIVGDLFDFWFEYRHAIPKHHLRTILKFARLKEAGIDLHYITGNHDHWLGDFLSGEVGFEIHRDDYRTELDGKRLLITHGDGIAKKDRGYRMLKRILRNRFNIFMYRLIPPDLGIPLAKHVSQTSRGHTQKRPKESFLAEYRNYAHQQLRSGEDIVIIAHTHVPEKVEFEEGLYFNTGDWVENFSYLEMEAGRIELKFWEDSSA, encoded by the coding sequence ATGACTCGCTTTTTTATGTCCGATGCTCATCTGGGGGAGAACTTCAAAAAAAGAGAAGAGCTCAAGCTGGCCAGGTTGCATTCTTTTCTCGAAATGGTTCTGGCGAGGGGAAGGGAACTCTATATCGTTGGCGACCTGTTCGATTTCTGGTTCGAGTACCGCCATGCCATTCCCAAACATCACCTTCGCACCATCTTAAAATTCGCCCGGTTGAAGGAAGCCGGAATAGATCTGCACTATATCACCGGCAACCATGACCACTGGCTGGGCGACTTCCTCTCAGGCGAGGTCGGTTTCGAGATCCATCGCGACGATTACCGGACGGAACTCGATGGTAAACGTCTGCTGATTACTCACGGCGACGGTATTGCAAAAAAAGATCGCGGATATCGAATGCTGAAGAGGATTCTGCGCAATCGCTTTAATATATTCATGTACCGCTTGATACCGCCCGACCTTGGAATTCCCCTGGCCAAGCATGTCTCCCAGACATCCCGCGGACATACCCAGAAACGCCCCAAAGAGAGCTTTTTAGCTGAGTATCGGAACTATGCTCACCAACAGCTGAGATCGGGTGAAGATATCGTTATTATCGCGCACACTCATGTTCCGGAAAAAGTCGAGTTCGAGGAAGGGCTGTATTTCAATACCGGCGACTGGGTGGAAAACTTCAGTTATCTCGAGATGGAAGCGGGACGGATCGAACTCAAGTTCTGGGAGGACTCGTCAGCCTGA